In Thermogemmatispora onikobensis, the genomic window GCTTCGGGTCTATTGATATGCTGGGGATGATCGCGCATGACCGCGCGTGCGATGAGATCGCAAAGCTCTGGGGGGATAGCGCGCAGGAAGCGCAAGCGGCCATCGGGAGGTGGCTCGACGCTTGTCGCGCCGGCGGGGCGTCCTGCCAGCAACTGGTAGAGCAAGAGGCCGGCGGCGCGGGTATCATCGTCGAGGCGGCCCTCACTGGCCTGGCCCCAGGGCAATTCTTGATCGGAGAGCACGATGCCGGCGGCGCCGACCACGCTCCAGGCGTTGAAATAGGCGAGATCGCTGGGGAGAGCGAAATTATTGACGCGCAGAAAGCCCTGCCGATCGCGCAAGATCGCGGAGGGCGTGAGATCGCCGTGGCAGACGCGGCGTGTTCCGCTGGTAGCGTAGACCAGGGCCTGGCAGAGCTGACAGCCAAGCTCGATCACCTCAAGAGGGGAGAGCTGGCGCTGCAGGAGGGCGGCGAAGTCCTCGCCCTCGACGTACTCCTGGACCACATAGAGCTGATCGCCCTCGCCAACAATGTCATAGAGGCCCACAATATGCGGGTGGGAAAACTGAGCTGTCATGCGCAGGGCGGTGCGGTAGACAGACACCTGCGACGGGGGCACCGCCTTGACAGCGACAGGGCGCTGCAGGACCTGGTCCAGGCCCTGATAGACGGTGCAAAAAGGTCCCTGCTTAATCAAGCGTCGCAGCAGGTAACGCCTGCAAATGACCCGGCCTGTTTCCACAATCGATGCCTCTTTATCAATCAAAGCGATTACAGATCCTGGAGAGCCAGCGTCACTGCTCCGACAAGGCTCGCCTGGGGGCCTAGCTTGCCCTGAACGATGCGCAGATGCTGGCTGGCTGCGGGCAGACAGAGCGCGCGCAGACGCTCGCGCAGGGGGGTAATCAGCGGTTCCCCCACGAGCGCGACCGACCCGCCTAAGATGATCATACCGGGATTGACAAGATGAACGATATTGGCCAGAGCGAAGGCCAGGTAGGTCAGCACCTCGTCGATCAGGCAGCGAGCCACCTCATCGCCCTCTGCGGCCAGTTGAAAGATCTGCCCCACAGTGATGCGCTCGGCCCGCCCGTCGGTCAGGCGGTGGATGGCTGCCAACGTTGCAGGGCGCTCGACGGCGCGACCGATCATGGTGCGAACGATGGCCTGAGCGGAGGCGATGGCTTCCAGATGGCCGTAGCCGCCGCAGGAGCATTTCGGCCCGTTCTGCATCACCAGCAGATGGCCGATCTCGCCCGCTGTCGAGGTCACGCCGTGGTAGATCTGGCCGTTGACGATCAGGCCGCCGCCGATTCCGCGGCCTAGCCCGACGTAAAGGGCCACCCGCTCCCCGACCCCGGCTCCATAGAGCACCTCAGCCAGGGCGGCAGCGTTCGCGTTATTGTCGATGATGCAAGGAACGTTCAGGCGCTCGGCCAGGTAGTCCTGTAGCGGAAAGTTATCCCAGCCACGCGCATGGTAGAGCGTCCGCACGATCCCCTGTGAGGCATCGACTGGCCCGCCAACGGCGACGCCCACGCGCAACACGCGCCCATCGCGCAGGCGCTCGGGGTCCAGCACTTCCCCAAGCATGGCCTCCAGCAGCTGGAGCAACGTCGTCGTATCGGGAATATACTCCAGAGGGCGGCGCAGCTGGTAGAGAATGTTGCCGTCCAGATCGGCCAGGGCCACTGATTGCCGCGTGCCGCTGCCACTGATCTCGACCCCTACGACATAGCCCTGAGTGGCTAACAGCTTACCGGTGGACCGCGGCGCCTGGCTGCTGCGTTCTGTAGACACGCTCCTGTCTCCTCTTGCGGGCTTGCCTGGTGCTGCCGGTGTGGGCAGGGCCTGACACAAAACAGAACAGCGCAAAGCAAGACAGAGAGGGTCAGGCTGCGCTTCATTCGACTCTTACCTTGCCTTGCCTGGGCTAGACTGGATTGAACTGAACTGGGTAGCTCGCCTGTGCTTCCGCTGCCCTGCTTCTGTTGCTTTCCCACTCACACCCTGGCGCTGCCTCGCCCTGCCCGCCGGCGGGGTGGGCCATTCCAGGAATTCTGTGAATTCTGATTACTCCCTTGTTACAGGCAGTGCTCTCTAGATGAACGAGACAGCGGCTTCAGTATATCATAAGAAATGTCTCGCGCAAAGTACGTTAGGATGGCTGTCTCACCTCTGCTGGCCAGCGCTTCTCTGCCTTCCCAGACTCCGGCTTGCTCTGCTCTGCTCTGCTCTGACTGCTCGTTGGCTGGCTGGCTGGTTGGCTGGCTGATCTCTTGCTTGCATCAGAGGA contains:
- a CDS encoding protein kinase domain-containing protein, with amino-acid sequence MIDKEASIVETGRVICRRYLLRRLIKQGPFCTVYQGLDQVLQRPVAVKAVPPSQVSVYRTALRMTAQFSHPHIVGLYDIVGEGDQLYVVQEYVEGEDFAALLQRQLSPLEVIELGCQLCQALVYATSGTRRVCHGDLTPSAILRDRQGFLRVNNFALPSDLAYFNAWSVVGAAGIVLSDQELPWGQASEGRLDDDTRAAGLLLYQLLAGRPAGATSVEPPPDGRLRFLRAIPPELCDLIARAVMRDHPQHINRPEALYMELKALGEALETAVPASVAVAAPAVEESALARPFTPTPLLPETDGQSLPSLPGGEGGRRLSSFAPPTPSAGLQPGSALELSPASPTVADSSLKVTPAQPHTPLYPYTGTPPSARLRPDLGLGPGQEQQQQQHIPFLLLLVCGLVIFACFFVLGFFLSTLLLH
- a CDS encoding ROK family protein; amino-acid sequence: MSTERSSQAPRSTGKLLATQGYVVGVEISGSGTRQSVALADLDGNILYQLRRPLEYIPDTTTLLQLLEAMLGEVLDPERLRDGRVLRVGVAVGGPVDASQGIVRTLYHARGWDNFPLQDYLAERLNVPCIIDNNANAAALAEVLYGAGVGERVALYVGLGRGIGGGLIVNGQIYHGVTSTAGEIGHLLVMQNGPKCSCGGYGHLEAIASAQAIVRTMIGRAVERPATLAAIHRLTDGRAERITVGQIFQLAAEGDEVARCLIDEVLTYLAFALANIVHLVNPGMIILGGSVALVGEPLITPLRERLRALCLPAASQHLRIVQGKLGPQASLVGAVTLALQDL